In the genome of Synechococcales cyanobacterium T60_A2020_003, the window CGATGCTGTAATTCAAACCGAGCCAAGGCAGCCACGGAATGTATTCCGCCATTTGCATACTGCCCTCAGCGGGATTGAATTGATAGGCCACAAGTCCCGTGCAAGCCAAAAGCCCAGTTACAAGGGCGATCGCGATCGCCCGATAGCGATCAGGCTTTAAGTCGGGTGGCAGCAATGAAATCAGAATTGCTCCTAATACCGGAATCCAAATTAAAGCACTTAGCATCTCAGGAAATCTCGCACCTTAACAACATCAACGCTATCGTTGCAAAACGGCTCAACACCCGTTGGGGAAGGCTACAGACTAGGTAGAAACATTGTGACAGTAAGCAAAAGACCGACCCCCAGCAAAATAGTCAGCACATAGAACTGGAAC includes:
- a CDS encoding NAD(P)H-quinone oxidoreductase subunit D4 (catalyzes the transfer of electrons from NADH to ubiquinone; NdhD4 is possibly involved in a constitutive CO(2)-uptake system), producing the protein MLSALIWIPVLGAILISLLPPDLKPDRYRAIAIALVTGLLACTGLVAYQFNPAEGSMQMAEYIPWLPWLGLNYSI